From Bacillus sp. FSL K6-3431, the proteins below share one genomic window:
- a CDS encoding MTP-1 family protein, translated as MNTCAVLLDEFLQKEQPYFAKELRFTGVSGKDVYNISAPFEDDGELVIAGRVESRDSEYSDVYFFVEKDGKWQPRNEAPVLQLQDPFYTKINGELIVGGVEIYPHPTMKEALSWRTIFYKGKNISSLTQFFQGPDGMKDLRLVELEDKSIGVLTRPQGEKGGRGKIGFTIIPTLDDLTISIVDEVPLLDGQFTDDEWGGANEAHLLSNDLIGVLGHIASFDSSGDRHYYPMVFTLDPVTGEHSKIELIAQRSNFLEGPAKRPDLVDVVFSGGLIRQSDGTADLYAGLSDASAQMISMQDPFSKYEKQGDK; from the coding sequence ATGAATACGTGTGCGGTTTTATTAGATGAATTTCTACAAAAAGAACAGCCATACTTTGCTAAGGAACTTCGGTTTACAGGTGTATCTGGGAAAGATGTATATAACATCTCGGCACCCTTTGAGGATGATGGTGAACTGGTCATTGCTGGGCGAGTAGAGTCTCGTGATAGTGAGTACTCTGATGTGTATTTTTTCGTAGAGAAAGATGGAAAGTGGCAGCCAAGAAATGAAGCGCCTGTCTTACAATTGCAGGACCCTTTTTATACAAAAATAAATGGAGAACTTATTGTAGGTGGGGTGGAAATATATCCACATCCGACAATGAAAGAAGCATTATCATGGCGTACCATTTTTTATAAAGGTAAAAATATTTCAAGCCTTACGCAGTTCTTTCAAGGACCAGATGGTATGAAGGATCTGAGATTAGTTGAATTAGAAGATAAATCAATTGGTGTTCTCACTAGACCACAGGGTGAAAAGGGTGGTCGAGGAAAAATTGGTTTTACAATTATTCCAACTCTTGATGATTTAACTATTTCAATCGTAGATGAGGTGCCACTGTTAGATGGTCAGTTTACGGATGACGAGTGGGGTGGGGCTAACGAAGCTCATTTATTATCTAATGACCTTATAGGAGTGCTAGGACATATTGCTAGTTTTGACTCCAGTGGAGATCGTCACTACTACCCAATGGTTTTCACACTAGACCCAGTTACAGGGGAGCATTCCAAGATTGAACTCATTGCACAACGGTCGAATTTTTTAGAAGGACCGGCCAAGCGGCCTGATTTAGTTGATGTCGTTTTTAGTGGAGGACTGATTCGTCAGTCTGACGGTACAGCCGATTTATATGCAGGTCTAAGTGACGCAAGCGCACAGATGATTTCCATGCAAGATCCGTTTTCTAAGTATGAGAAACAAGGGGATAAGTAA
- a CDS encoding OsmC family protein, producing the protein MSKSQLMNVETSGVWESGLKTSISIRNFEPFIVDEPKSLGGTDEGANPVEFVLAGLSSCTSIMIALIAKEQKFTYEAAEFKNAGEIDLQGLMGVAGVSPHFQSVNFDVLLKTDESEARIQELKTAVEKRCPVMNLLLDAGVPVTSNWIKVS; encoded by the coding sequence ATGTCAAAAAGTCAATTAATGAATGTAGAAACAAGTGGTGTATGGGAAAGTGGACTAAAAACATCTATATCCATTAGAAACTTCGAGCCGTTTATTGTGGATGAGCCGAAAAGCCTTGGTGGAACTGATGAAGGGGCAAACCCTGTTGAATTTGTCTTGGCAGGATTATCTAGCTGTACTTCGATCATGATTGCATTAATTGCGAAAGAGCAAAAATTCACTTATGAAGCTGCTGAATTTAAAAATGCCGGTGAGATAGATCTACAAGGATTAATGGGTGTTGCAGGTGTATCACCACATTTTCAATCTGTTAACTTCGATGTTTTATTGAAAACCGATGAAAGTGAAGCACGAATACAAGAATTAAAAACGGCAGTAGAGAAGAGATGCCCTGTTATGAATCTATTATTAGATGCTGGAGTACCAGTCACATCTAATTGGATCAAAGTCTCATAA
- a CDS encoding BtaManbiosPhlase → MNIYRYEENPIITPSDITPYHDGFEVIGAFNAGVARYKDEVILALRVAERPISEAPNVVKAPVYRPEMNSVEIIEFNKEDSRYDFSDPRVIADCDTGQFTYLTSISYIRLARSKDGRNFIIDDKPFVYPSNKHEALGIEDPRITQIGDTYYIYFSAVSQLGVGESMVSTKNFETVEHHGMIFSPENKDVLIFPEKIDGKYYALHRPVPKSTGSPEIWIAESNNLLYWGNHRHLIGLRDGMWDEARIGGGAVPIKTEKGWLELYHGASKDHRYCMGAVLLDLKDPSKVLSRSEKPILEPKANYEVEGFFGDVVFSCGTIVEDDTIKMYYGVADTSMACAEFSLTDILNSLK, encoded by the coding sequence ATGAATATCTATAGATATGAAGAAAATCCGATCATTACACCAAGTGATATCACACCTTACCATGATGGGTTTGAAGTTATTGGAGCATTTAATGCAGGGGTGGCAAGATATAAAGATGAAGTAATTTTAGCGCTTCGAGTGGCAGAACGGCCGATTAGCGAAGCTCCTAACGTTGTGAAAGCTCCTGTTTATCGACCTGAAATGAATAGTGTTGAAATAATTGAATTTAATAAAGAGGATTCTCGCTATGACTTTTCAGATCCTAGGGTTATCGCGGATTGTGATACCGGTCAATTCACTTATTTGACATCTATTTCTTATATTCGATTGGCACGGAGCAAGGATGGCAGGAATTTTATTATTGATGATAAGCCATTTGTATATCCTTCGAATAAACATGAAGCATTAGGAATTGAAGATCCGCGGATAACCCAAATAGGAGATACATATTATATTTATTTTAGTGCTGTTTCACAATTGGGTGTCGGAGAATCGATGGTCTCTACGAAGAATTTTGAAACTGTGGAACATCATGGGATGATTTTTTCTCCGGAAAATAAAGATGTATTAATTTTCCCAGAGAAAATTGATGGAAAGTATTATGCTTTGCATCGACCCGTTCCAAAATCGACTGGCTCGCCAGAAATATGGATTGCTGAATCTAATAATCTCCTATACTGGGGAAATCATCGCCACTTAATCGGATTAAGAGATGGTATGTGGGATGAAGCAAGGATTGGCGGTGGTGCTGTACCGATCAAAACCGAAAAAGGCTGGCTTGAATTATATCATGGTGCCTCTAAAGATCATCGCTACTGTATGGGGGCCGTTTTATTGGATCTCAAAGATCCATCGAAGGTCTTATCTCGATCCGAAAAGCCAATTTTGGAGCCTAAAGCAAATTATGAAGTGGAAGGATTCTTTGGCGACGTCGTATTTTCATGTGGGACAATAGTTGAGGATGACACAATAAAGATGTACTATGGTGTAGCAGACACATCTATGGCATGTGCAGAATTTAGCCTTACCGATATATTGAATTCACTAAAATAG
- a CDS encoding ABC transporter substrate-binding protein, with translation MKAITKFTFLFVLISCLGMLLISCSSSDADSSAGTVDKDTTDKAQEPVTVSVLVNWDENMFNERFKKPVEKKFPHITLEQVKAGSGREDLEELFTKGISPDIFFEISQQNMEYLELDYDLDELVEKKNYDLSHINPVFLDSLRARDKDHRLLSLPYEVIYYVLFYNKDIFDLFGQPYPSDNMTWDEAIELGKKVTGERNGVQYRGLDLANPTVPLMQLAVNKTDPETGEILLDQPEFTRYLELLDQITSIPGNDDGPFFDGGRFPSEQTTAMIVEFVQGLNWWQDNEGLNDAVAPLPVWKDGPAVSHRPDGGLIPLSINPNSENKEAAFDVITYFTENEYQLWASRNGIGPSSNDTGVLDQFFQDYESTHDKNVASIFAHPLAIPPKRISTWDNYVNLDARRYVESGLDRNEFLRVITEEGEAAITEAMNTEN, from the coding sequence ATGAAAGCGATTACCAAGTTTACTTTTCTGTTTGTGTTGATCAGTTGTTTGGGGATGTTATTAATATCATGTTCTAGTAGCGATGCGGATTCATCAGCAGGGACAGTTGATAAGGACACTACTGATAAAGCACAGGAACCTGTTACAGTATCAGTACTAGTCAATTGGGATGAGAATATGTTTAATGAGCGTTTTAAAAAACCCGTTGAGAAAAAATTCCCACATATCACGTTAGAACAAGTAAAAGCTGGATCTGGTAGAGAGGATTTAGAAGAATTGTTTACTAAAGGCATTTCTCCGGATATTTTCTTTGAAATCTCGCAACAAAATATGGAGTATCTTGAACTAGATTATGATTTAGATGAATTAGTAGAAAAGAAGAATTATGATTTAAGTCATATAAATCCAGTATTTCTGGACTCACTACGGGCGAGAGATAAAGATCATCGGCTTTTATCCTTACCATACGAGGTCATTTATTATGTTCTATTTTATAACAAAGATATCTTTGATTTATTCGGTCAACCATATCCAAGCGATAACATGACTTGGGATGAAGCAATTGAATTGGGAAAAAAGGTAACGGGCGAACGGAATGGCGTCCAGTATCGCGGACTAGATTTAGCAAACCCGACTGTTCCACTCATGCAGCTTGCTGTTAACAAAACCGATCCAGAAACAGGCGAGATATTATTGGATCAACCTGAATTCACTCGGTATTTAGAATTACTAGATCAAATTACAAGCATACCAGGAAATGATGACGGGCCATTTTTCGATGGTGGTCGATTTCCTTCAGAGCAAACAACGGCTATGATTGTTGAATTTGTACAGGGATTAAATTGGTGGCAGGATAATGAAGGACTTAATGATGCCGTAGCTCCGCTTCCTGTATGGAAAGACGGTCCGGCAGTGAGCCATCGCCCCGATGGTGGTCTTATTCCGTTAAGCATTAATCCCAATAGCGAGAATAAAGAAGCAGCGTTTGATGTTATTACGTATTTTACAGAAAACGAGTATCAGCTATGGGCATCACGTAATGGCATTGGACCTTCCAGCAATGATACTGGGGTTCTAGATCAATTCTTCCAGGATTATGAATCGACACATGATAAAAATGTAGCTTCCATTTTTGCTCATCCCCTTGCTATACCGCCAAAACGGATTAGTACTTGGGATAACTATGTCAATCTTGACGCCAGAAGATACGTGGAGTCAGGGTTGGATCGCAACGAATTCCTTCGCGTTATAACTGAAGAAGGGGAAGCAGCTATTACAGAAGCAATGAATACTGAAAACTAA
- a CDS encoding ABC transporter substrate-binding protein — MKKVLSFILAVGLVVSALAACSSKEKKGETKDGKTTIEFWAAPNPAQEAYWKEIAKNFEAENPDIKVNVSPMKESPTSEAGIQSALAAKQAPTISENINRGFAAQLAESKALIPLNELNGWDEIISSRNMTETIKSWKFSDGNQYVLPIYSNSMLFGWRLDILKELGYDEAPKTYNEVLDVTRKLKEKYPDKYLWAKTDLADPTAWKRWFDFFMLYNAASDGNAFIEGDTFIGDEDAGVKVLTFVDEIRKEKGILAKQVSDPFETGVGIFTDLGPWTFSYWEEKFPELKYGENFTLSLPPVPDGVDPEKAKTFADTKGLVVYANATKEQQKAAMTFIHWVYANPENDMKWLEKTNLPPARDDLADNEEFIQYFKDNPVLKPYAEAVPLGVPPMDNSKFNELQTYIGQDAFNKIVNGEISPEKGWGDMKKAIEGDLK, encoded by the coding sequence ATGAAAAAGGTTCTTTCATTTATATTAGCGGTAGGATTGGTAGTTTCAGCTTTAGCAGCGTGCTCATCAAAGGAGAAGAAGGGTGAAACAAAAGATGGAAAAACGACCATCGAATTCTGGGCAGCTCCAAACCCCGCTCAAGAAGCATATTGGAAGGAAATAGCGAAGAACTTTGAAGCGGAAAATCCAGATATTAAGGTGAATGTTAGTCCGATGAAAGAAAGTCCAACGTCTGAAGCTGGTATCCAGTCTGCACTTGCTGCAAAACAGGCACCAACTATATCTGAAAATATCAACCGTGGTTTTGCTGCACAACTTGCGGAAAGTAAAGCGCTCATTCCTCTAAATGAATTAAATGGTTGGGATGAGATTATTTCTTCACGTAACATGACAGAAACGATTAAAAGTTGGAAGTTTTCGGACGGCAATCAATATGTGCTTCCTATTTATTCGAATTCTATGTTATTTGGTTGGAGGCTCGATATTCTAAAAGAGCTTGGATATGATGAGGCGCCAAAAACGTACAATGAAGTATTGGATGTAACAAGAAAACTAAAGGAAAAGTATCCCGATAAATATCTGTGGGCGAAAACGGATCTTGCTGATCCTACTGCATGGAAAAGATGGTTTGATTTCTTCATGCTATATAATGCAGCTTCCGACGGAAATGCTTTTATAGAAGGAGATACCTTCATTGGTGATGAAGATGCAGGTGTGAAAGTATTAACGTTCGTGGATGAAATAAGAAAAGAAAAAGGTATTCTTGCTAAGCAAGTGTCAGATCCGTTTGAAACAGGTGTTGGAATTTTTACTGATTTAGGTCCTTGGACATTTAGCTATTGGGAAGAAAAATTCCCTGAACTAAAATATGGTGAAAACTTCACCCTCTCCCTACCACCTGTTCCGGATGGAGTGGATCCAGAGAAAGCAAAAACTTTTGCAGATACGAAAGGCTTAGTCGTCTATGCTAATGCAACAAAGGAACAACAAAAGGCAGCAATGACATTTATTCATTGGGTCTATGCCAATCCTGAAAATGATATGAAATGGTTGGAGAAAACAAATCTACCACCAGCGCGTGACGATTTGGCGGATAATGAGGAATTTATCCAATACTTTAAGGATAATCCAGTATTAAAGCCGTATGCTGAAGCAGTTCCATTAGGGGTACCGCCAATGGATAATTCAAAATTTAACGAGCTACAAACTTATATTGGACAGGACGCATTTAATAAAATAGTAAATGGAGAAATCTCACCCGAAAAAGGATGGGGAGACATGAAGAAGGCTATCGAGGGGGACCTTAAATAA
- a CDS encoding carbohydrate ABC transporter permease: MAGHKRKTYLVRYMIAFALLLVMIFPYIYMVLNSLADWNQVDRKLIPTKFSADSYKWLLTGGETGVSRPWLKAFLNSFIVSTGSTFLMMAAGITVGYALAKLHFKGRDTVNNFVLFHMFFPAIILLVPTFLVIEKIGLYDTYAGMIVPKALSLWAIFMYTNFFRAIPDTFIEAARLDGANDWQILYRIVLPMSKSITIVIFLFLFMERWTELLWDMIVVRSDSLLTLNVLLSQMFGPYGGYPGPMYAASVLLTLPIIVLFLFFAKKFQEGMQFTLK, from the coding sequence ATGGCTGGGCATAAAAGAAAAACTTATTTAGTTCGTTATATGATAGCATTCGCGTTGTTGTTAGTGATGATTTTTCCATATATTTATATGGTGCTAAATTCATTGGCAGATTGGAATCAAGTTGATCGAAAATTAATTCCAACAAAATTCAGCGCCGACTCTTATAAATGGTTACTGACTGGAGGAGAAACTGGTGTTTCGCGTCCATGGCTAAAAGCTTTTCTAAATAGCTTTATTGTTTCGACTGGTTCCACCTTTTTGATGATGGCTGCAGGTATTACGGTGGGGTATGCGTTGGCTAAATTGCATTTTAAAGGGAGAGATACGGTTAATAACTTCGTATTATTTCATATGTTCTTTCCAGCAATTATATTGTTGGTACCCACATTTTTAGTCATCGAAAAAATCGGTCTATATGATACATACGCTGGAATGATTGTTCCTAAGGCATTAAGTTTATGGGCCATTTTCATGTATACGAACTTTTTCAGGGCAATCCCAGATACTTTCATAGAAGCCGCTAGATTAGATGGAGCAAATGATTGGCAGATTTTGTATAGGATTGTATTGCCGATGTCAAAGTCAATTACAATCGTGATTTTCCTTTTCTTGTTTATGGAACGTTGGACCGAGCTACTATGGGACATGATTGTTGTCCGCAGTGATAGTTTACTAACATTGAACGTGTTGCTATCACAAATGTTTGGACCTTATGGGGGTTATCCAGGACCAATGTATGCAGCATCTGTACTATTAACACTACCTATTATTGTCCTCTTTCTATTTTTTGCAAAAAAATTCCAAGAGGGTATGCAATTTACGCTTAAATAA
- a CDS encoding carbohydrate ABC transporter permease: MRKATNGLGWLFTGPYLIFGLAFFLIPLGWSMYLAFTDWNLISPEYNFEGFGNFIKAMKQPGVQAAFFVTFKFMALFVPMVIASSLLVAMIINGLPRFKGLFLIGFFLPYLASGVVSSLIVKGFLSYNSPLNEFLRSVFRLDIDWLGSSFAALFVVSIIIAWKFTGYYALILTSGLGSINNEIYEAAEIDGASRSQVFWKITLPLLYPALYTVLILSIGVTFGIFTEVYQLTGGGPNFATNTWQMEIFNQAFTNLQAGYASAVAIIASIVTFVSIFIIRKLLELWGKRNGWA, translated from the coding sequence ATGCGAAAAGCAACAAATGGGTTGGGCTGGTTATTTACCGGCCCTTACCTAATATTCGGTCTTGCCTTTTTTCTAATACCACTAGGTTGGTCCATGTACTTGGCGTTTACCGATTGGAACCTTATTTCGCCAGAATACAACTTTGAAGGCTTTGGCAATTTTATTAAAGCAATGAAACAACCAGGAGTTCAAGCTGCCTTTTTTGTCACATTTAAGTTTATGGCCTTGTTTGTGCCAATGGTGATAGCTTCTTCGCTTCTTGTGGCGATGATCATTAATGGACTACCTAGGTTCAAGGGCCTATTTTTAATCGGTTTTTTTCTACCGTACTTGGCATCAGGAGTTGTTTCCTCTTTGATTGTAAAAGGGTTTTTGTCTTATAACAGCCCTTTAAATGAATTTCTACGATCTGTGTTTAGGTTAGATATTGATTGGCTTGGATCATCCTTTGCTGCATTGTTCGTTGTTTCTATCATTATTGCATGGAAATTTACTGGTTATTACGCGTTAATTTTGACCTCTGGTTTAGGAAGTATTAACAATGAAATTTATGAAGCTGCAGAGATTGACGGGGCAAGCCGTTCACAAGTATTTTGGAAAATTACGCTCCCACTTCTTTATCCTGCGCTTTACACTGTATTAATTCTTTCTATCGGGGTCACGTTTGGTATTTTTACAGAGGTTTATCAACTAACTGGTGGCGGTCCGAATTTTGCAACAAATACGTGGCAAATGGAAATATTCAACCAGGCCTTTACAAATCTACAGGCTGGGTACGCTTCTGCAGTAGCAATCATTGCGTCCATTGTTACGTTCGTTTCTATATTCATCATTAGAAAACTATTGGAATTGTGGGGTAAACGCAATGGCTGGGCATAA
- a CDS encoding AAA family ATPase: MKIIYIISGPCGVGKSTAAKEVAKQVPKSALIHGDDLLHMFDDHSSPPWEEKLAIMWKNILAVTNNLIQHDFNVIIDIVVEDELEWFCRHFKHMDVAIKYVVLRADEEVLMERINKRGDVYMIERSLFLLNQLENETPFNKPYLYDTKEKAPVDIAIDIIKLPSI; the protein is encoded by the coding sequence GTGAAAATAATTTATATCATTTCAGGACCATGCGGAGTCGGCAAGTCTACAGCAGCTAAAGAAGTCGCTAAACAAGTTCCGAAAAGCGCTCTTATTCATGGTGATGATCTTTTACATATGTTCGATGATCATTCTTCACCTCCATGGGAGGAAAAGTTAGCAATTATGTGGAAGAATATACTTGCTGTCACAAACAATCTTATTCAACATGATTTCAACGTCATTATAGATATTGTTGTGGAGGATGAATTAGAGTGGTTTTGTAGGCATTTTAAACATATGGATGTGGCAATTAAATATGTTGTTTTGCGGGCAGATGAAGAAGTATTAATGGAGAGAATTAACAAGCGCGGCGATGTCTATATGATTGAACGCTCATTATTTTTACTAAATCAACTTGAGAATGAGACGCCGTTTAATAAACCTTACCTATATGATACTAAGGAAAAGGCACCTGTGGATATAGCTATAGATATAATAAAACTTCCAAGTATTTGA
- a CDS encoding GntR family transcriptional regulator: protein MKNNKLATKNTLYMEVKGKILQFIKENNFQAHDVLPSEAELAEKYGVSRMTCKLALQQLVDEGVVYRLPRRGTFVAEYADTKFDITQQKKRSQRLGLVVPHIDEYVSQIITSIVHEAEKNGYEVLLKISDNQENKENLILSELSHEYHVDGIILFPSDRKECGDGLLRLKLDKFPVVILDREFREIQIDSVYHDHFQGTYNITKYLIEQGHRQIGYISHNIEIATSREERFRGFIQCMLDHNISFQYQRKLTNVEWAHGNDSGSVKVLLPNIEQYLKNNRQLTAVLCMDDYLAAYVVHAARRIGLQVPDDLSITGFLDINVTQFLPVSLTTMRQPTNELGEEAVRLLLRRMDNTDIDIQHIQIPTELVIRDSVRNISNTTTNI, encoded by the coding sequence ATGAAGAATAACAAACTTGCCACAAAAAACACTTTGTACATGGAAGTAAAAGGAAAAATCCTACAATTCATTAAAGAGAATAATTTTCAAGCACATGATGTACTTCCGTCTGAAGCGGAATTGGCGGAGAAATATGGCGTAAGTAGAATGACATGTAAACTAGCCCTACAACAACTGGTAGATGAAGGAGTAGTATACCGCCTCCCCAGAAGAGGAACATTTGTTGCTGAATATGCCGATACGAAATTTGACATAACACAGCAAAAGAAACGCAGTCAAAGACTCGGATTAGTTGTTCCGCACATTGATGAATATGTCAGTCAAATCATCACCTCCATCGTTCACGAGGCAGAGAAAAATGGATACGAAGTACTATTGAAAATATCAGATAACCAAGAGAATAAAGAAAATCTTATTCTATCCGAACTATCCCACGAGTATCATGTTGATGGGATTATCCTTTTCCCGTCGGATCGCAAGGAATGCGGAGACGGTTTATTAAGGTTAAAATTGGATAAATTCCCAGTAGTCATATTGGATCGTGAATTTCGGGAGATTCAGATTGACTCTGTTTACCATGATCATTTTCAAGGAACCTATAATATTACCAAATACCTGATTGAGCAAGGTCATCGACAAATTGGATATATTTCACATAATATCGAGATTGCGACGAGTCGTGAGGAACGATTTCGGGGATTCATTCAGTGCATGTTGGATCATAATATCTCATTCCAATACCAACGTAAATTAACCAATGTAGAATGGGCGCATGGAAATGATTCTGGATCAGTTAAAGTGCTATTACCGAACATCGAGCAATATTTGAAAAACAATCGACAGCTAACCGCCGTTCTTTGTATGGATGATTATTTGGCGGCATACGTCGTTCATGCAGCAAGACGTATCGGTTTACAGGTCCCAGACGATTTGTCTATTACAGGTTTTTTAGATATCAATGTCACACAATTTTTGCCGGTGTCCTTAACGACAATGCGACAGCCTACGAATGAATTGGGTGAGGAAGCAGTCCGTTTGTTGTTGCGCCGGATGGATAATACCGATATTGACATACAACATATTCAAATCCCAACGGAACTAGTGATCCGGGATAGTGTTAGGAATATTTCTAATACCACCACTAATATTTAA
- a CDS encoding phospho-sugar mutase, translating into MSWKTKVDQWLDYDLLDKSLKAKLNSIQDNEKLLEDSFYKDLEFGTGGMRGELGPGTNRMNIYTVRKAAEGLALYIVQQGKEAMARGVVIAYDCRHMSPEFALEVAKTVGKHGVQAYLFEELRPTPVLSFAVRYLHAFTGVVITASHNPPEYNGMKMYGEDGGQLPPAAADVIINYVQNAGSELEIESGMKEELIEKGLLTYIGERIDHAYIEAMKSIHLNHDAVEQAGKDLKIVFTPLHGTANHSVRAGLQAFGFENVTVVKEQELPDPDFSTVESPNPEEHAAFEIAIRYGKEIDADILLGTDPDADRLGVAVKNHEGEYTVLSGNQVGALMMHYILEQNKQNGSLPENGVVIKTIVTSEMGRAIAESYDIKALDTLTGFKFIGEKILEFEQTNEHTFLFGFEESYGYLIGDFVRDKDAVQAAVFAAEVAAFYKNQGKSLYDGLEELFEKYGYYQESLRSLTLKGKDGAEQIAGILEKFRAEPPLQINDQAVVTIEDYATSEHFDVQHGTRSIINLPKSNVLKYKLADGSWFCVRPSGTEPKAKFYFAVKDKTLANSKEKLAGLETEVMDIVDKIIKK; encoded by the coding sequence ATGTCTTGGAAAACAAAAGTGGATCAATGGTTGGATTATGATCTATTGGATAAGTCGTTAAAAGCAAAATTGAACTCTATTCAGGACAATGAAAAGCTCCTTGAGGATAGTTTTTATAAGGATCTTGAATTTGGAACGGGCGGTATGCGCGGTGAACTTGGCCCAGGAACTAATAGAATGAATATTTATACGGTAAGAAAAGCGGCGGAAGGACTAGCTCTTTACATCGTGCAGCAAGGAAAAGAAGCGATGGCGCGTGGAGTGGTTATTGCTTATGACTGCCGTCACATGTCACCCGAATTTGCACTTGAAGTGGCAAAAACGGTAGGAAAGCATGGAGTGCAAGCTTATCTTTTCGAAGAACTACGTCCAACGCCAGTGCTGTCATTCGCTGTTCGTTATTTGCATGCTTTTACTGGAGTGGTAATTACTGCAAGCCATAATCCACCTGAATATAATGGTATGAAAATGTACGGGGAAGACGGTGGCCAGCTCCCGCCTGCAGCAGCAGATGTCATAATCAATTATGTGCAAAATGCTGGAAGTGAATTGGAGATTGAATCAGGTATGAAGGAGGAGCTTATAGAGAAGGGGCTACTTACTTATATTGGCGAAAGAATAGATCATGCATACATAGAAGCAATGAAATCCATTCACTTAAATCATGATGCAGTTGAACAAGCTGGTAAAGATCTGAAGATCGTGTTCACACCGCTCCATGGAACCGCCAATCATTCGGTTCGAGCGGGTTTACAGGCTTTCGGTTTTGAGAATGTGACTGTCGTAAAAGAGCAGGAGCTACCAGACCCAGATTTCTCTACCGTTGAATCACCGAATCCTGAAGAACACGCGGCGTTTGAGATTGCGATCCGTTATGGTAAGGAAATAGATGCGGATATATTATTGGGAACAGACCCGGATGCAGACCGTCTTGGTGTAGCAGTAAAAAATCATGAAGGTGAATATACTGTGCTTAGCGGGAATCAAGTTGGTGCGCTCATGATGCATTATATACTGGAACAAAATAAGCAAAATGGCTCACTTCCTGAAAATGGGGTTGTTATTAAGACAATAGTAACGTCTGAAATGGGACGTGCAATTGCGGAAAGCTATGATATAAAAGCATTGGATACATTGACTGGCTTTAAATTTATCGGCGAAAAGATCCTAGAATTTGAACAAACAAATGAGCATACCTTTTTATTCGGCTTTGAAGAAAGTTATGGTTATTTGATTGGTGACTTTGTGCGTGATAAAGATGCGGTTCAAGCAGCGGTATTTGCTGCAGAGGTTGCTGCATTTTATAAAAACCAAGGAAAATCGCTATATGATGGTTTGGAAGAGCTATTCGAGAAATATGGTTATTATCAAGAATCGTTACGCTCGCTTACTCTGAAAGGAAAAGATGGAGCGGAGCAGATTGCTGGGATTTTAGAGAAATTCCGAGCGGAGCCTCCTTTGCAAATTAATGATCAAGCTGTTGTTACGATTGAAGATTATGCTACTAGCGAACATTTCGATGTGCAGCACGGCACTAGGTCAATAATTAATTTGCCAAAATCAAATGTATTGAAGTACAAGCTTGCTGACGGGTCTTGGTTTTGCGTCCGTCCATCTGGTACAGAACCAAAAGCGAAATTTTACTTTGCTGTAAAAGATAAAACACTTGCTAACAGTAAAGAAAAACTTGCGGGACTCGAAACAGAAGTAATGGATATTGTCGATAAGATTATTAAAAAATAA